In Bacillus rossius redtenbacheri isolate Brsri chromosome 11, Brsri_v3, whole genome shotgun sequence, the DNA window GTggtggtagtgtagctgggtagaaactggaaagataccctttccgatttcttaaaatatttcggttttaatgaaaatatacacTGGAAAGGTATCTCCTCGGAAAGGGTACATTTCAGGATTTTcggtacaatgacacagcagaaaataaactggaaaggtagcctttccgatttcttaaaatgcatattattttccgCTTttaaatcgtgaaagttatcccctctaacctaacctaacccaaccattACGAAGGGATACATTTCCAGTCCATATtcgcattaaaactaaaacattttaagaaatcggaaagggcacctttccagtttctacccagctacactaccgccaccaaaagtatgaaaagtGCCCTTCCCAAGGGTACACAATTCAACTCCCCCAGCAAAGACCGAGAAACAGAACCAGTTATCACATATTTGATGAAGATTCGTTAACCTTGCATCGACGAACCCTCTGCAAAATTCAACGTCATCTGTTCGCATTGCAGGTCCCGCACGAGGCAAAGGCACGGGACGATGGCCATGCTGTTCGGCTCCTTGGCGGCCGATGCCGTGGGTGTCCTCGCGCTGATTGTTGCCGTGCTGTACGTCTACTTCAGCCACGTCCACAAGCACTGGCAGCGCCGGGGGGTTCACTTCGTGGACCCGACCCCGCTCGTCGGGAACCTGGGCGGCGTGCTTCTGCAGAGGGAGAGCCTGGTGGACCTGGTCAGCAGGATCTACAGCCAGGGCGCCGGCCACCCGGCCGTCGGCTTCTTCGTGTTCCACCGGCCCGTGCTGATGGCGCGCGACCTGGGCGTGGTGCGCGGCGTGCTGGCCAAGAACTCCCACCTCTTCCTCGACCGGTTCTTCATTCTGCCGGAGAGGTTCGACCCCTTGTTCGCCAAGAGCCTCGTCGCGGCCAAGGGCAAGAAGTGGAAGCACCTGAGGATAAAGATGACCCCGACCTTCACCTCGGGCAAGATCAAGATGATGCTGCAGCTCGTAGACGCCTGCAGCAAAGGTCTGCTTGCGCACATAGACCAGGAGGTATCGGCAGGTAACTAACAACTTGTGTTTGCGAACCAAACCTCGCATTCGTGAGAGAGGGCAGTAGCGGTTCTAGACTTCATGGGGACGTGGGCTATTTACTTTTATGGACACCCGCCACCGGaaaatttgaagaagaaaaactgTCAAACTACATTAATAATCCAACAACGATGATTCTGTTAATTTATTTTAGgatattttgatattctttctTGATAGATTATCCTCAGACCAGTTTTATAAATGCCCAAGATCAAAATTTCCTGTAGAATCGCATAATTATATgtggcaataaaataatttattatttttattttctaatacgaaatcatgaagTGAAATACGCACATTAAGTTAAAagataatacaaatttaattttcatttttcactttAATGACCATATTTTGTACAGAACACTAGACAAACAAGCCGCCAAGTTTATCCAAGGTGGTTGAGTGGtgcatgtggggggggggggagagagggtgGAAGCAGAGTGGTTGCAAACCCTCATTAGTCATTAACACATTTTGCAACTCATATAATGGTATTTTCAAAAAcctgtaaacattaaaaaaaaaatggattcaaTACCAACAGCCTGTGACTTCACAGGGGAGACCATTTGTAGTGGCCATTCACTATTAACTTCAGATAATTTCCGTTAATTTGACGAagcaaaatttggaaaataaatggGTTTAAATTGTTATGgtctaaaaactgttgaaaccatgACGACATACTTTGGAtcttaacccctcccccctccacaaacCAGTGTTATGTCTTATGTGGCTGTTGTAATGTAGTCAAAAGGGACACTTATTCCTCTGAAACAATTGGCTCCCCTCACTGCCCCGTGCATCGCTTCACCTCCCAACCATCACTTACTGCCTCGATGAGCGCAACTCTTCAGAGTTAGCTGGTGGTGGCTGAGGCATTATGCTGAAGCGCGAGGGTCGTGGGTTTGAGTCCCACAGTCTGGCAGTACAAAGACCTGTGAGAACAGAGTTAGTGCCCAAGTGTAGTGGATCCCACTGTCATCAGGAGCGTCTGGTACTAGCCTGGAAAGCTAGGAGAGTTCTGGATAGAACCTCCactggaccacgggttcactgggtgattgaggggtcccagtgtgatgtgatAGAATGGGGTAGGCACCAGCAATGCTGATAACGTCTAAGGGCTTAGGACGCAGCCAACTGACAAGTTAGCTGAGTGTGGTGGGGGGTGAAGGTTGTTTCTaagttgggatgggtagccttgGCCTTTGGTCATGGCTGGATTTTTAACTCATCTCCTGCTTCTCGTATATGGCATAATCCGTATCCATGCCtgtgggggccccaggccggaAAGGCTAAcgctaagagggctgggtcaaCAAAACGAAAGGGGGAGAAATCCCTTaagtactgtactgtactgtcaTCAGGAGTGTGGACGTGTAAGCAGCATCATTGCTCCGGCACCAGCCTGGAGAGCCAATAAAAACTGGATAGGACCTCAGCCGGCTCACGGGCTCTCTGGGTGATCCGAGGAGTCCCAGAGATGTGTCAGGCCCGGGACAGACACCTCTACTGCCTGCTGGAGAGTCATAGCCAGCAGGGAAGCTATTGGTTGCTGAACGAGCAACGTGTGGGGTGGTGTCGACGCTAGGATGGGTCTCGTCACCCTCTTTAACATAGCCCTTCCCCAACACCTCTGGATTGTGTTGAACAGGCGTACCATTTTCCCTATGGCTCTAGGAAGATCGTGCAGAAGGACTCAGCCCACACCAGGGAGTATATGCCAGTAAATCTGCATCTAAAGCAATTGCAGGTCCTTTAAGGTTGAACATGGAATATCTGACATCAGGATAATCaaaggcacaaaaaaaaacacacacagtgTGCAAAGCTTAAGGAGCTTAAGGAGAAACCgcacgatttgaaaactgttgaAGATATCGGAGTGTATCTGTGTGCGAAAAGCTTTATAGAATATGTTGAGGGCGGTTAAGTAACCAGTTCAGTTTCGATTTTTCCTTTTTAATCTGTATTTATCTTTATGACAGTAAAAATGGCTAGAACGTGTATTCAGAGTTAATATTTAGGCACGTAACATCTGGTTGAAATTCCTGAAAGCTTTCAAAgtccttgcattacacctttgtctttaTTTCTCTGCAATATAATGTTATTGTTACCGCTAATATCTCATAGTTGTCTTATGTACcacgagaaaactgcgcgccagtctacagcattgcgcttagaggcgatgccgcgctagaaACACAAGCATGattcgcacttatcatcctgcctcgctGACACTagcacacccctgactaggcgatCCCCTTAAGTCCTTGTAGGTAATACTGCAGCGTGAAGTACAATCAACAAACATTACACTTTACTGACAGTGGTACCTACCACATTCTGCCTTGATTTCTGTGAAGtttcattttttatgtgaaaGTTAATAGTATTTTTATTCTCACTAGTTCATTAAACACATACATGTTCCTGACACACGATTTCTGTTTATGTTCTCAGGAAAGTCTATCGCGGTTAAAAACGCGATGTCGAGATACACCATGGACGCCATCGCGTCTTGCTCCTTAGGCTTGAACACCAAAGCCCTGGAAGATTCCAACAGTGTATTCATCACGAAGATGAAGCTTGTATTCGAACCCAGTGGCCTTAAGATGCTTTTCTTAACGCTTCTAGTCTTCTTCCCGTGGCTGCAGAAGTTAGTGGGCGCTAAGACTTTGGACAGCGGCCTCAACGACCTCGTCCGGAGGACGTTCTGGGACGTGGTGGACCACCGGAGGGCCAGTGGGATTGTCCGAAAGGACTTCGTGGACCTCCTGATGCAGCTCCGACAGGACGGGGAAGTGCGCGCAGAAGACGAGAAGGACCAGGAGGAGATCAAGCAGGACAGCAGATACATGAACGTGGAAGTCACAAAAACCGCCGGCTCTGATATCAGTAAGTGCATAttctatataaatacacatataaAGATGTGTACAGAATACTAAGTCAGCAAGTCTTACAattttaaacacttaaaaaaaccaCAAATACACATTTATAAATTATTGCACAATTTATTGTTATGGTCTTTATTGTTGGTTTCTTTccttttgaaaacaatttttttttgataataagcATGAGTTTGTAACTCTGACTTTCCGGAAGTGAGGTTAGGGTTGCGATCATTTCTTGTTGTGCATGGGTGGTCCAGCCCTGGATGACGATGACATCGTCGCCCAAGCCTTCATCTTCATAGCGGCCGGCTACGAAACATCTTCCAGCACCATGACCTTCGCCTTGTACGAGCTGGCCTTGAACCTGTCCGTCCAGGACAGGCTGCGGCTGGAGATAGAAGACGTCCTTGAGAAGCATGGCTCCAAGGTCACGTACGACGCCTTGTCCGAGATGAGCTACCTGGACATGGTGGTCGCAGGTGAGGAATGCCTCACATACAAACACAGGTTTCCTTGCACCACGGTAACGACTGCAATAATAAGCTATCCATGATCAGACACCTTAACGAAATGAGCTTTGCGTGCCTTTTGAGGCACTAGCCATGCGGTACGTGAAGTCCAATAATCTTAGGAAATGTTCTTAAAGCAATGACCTGTTGTCAGTTGAGTTTTGGTGTGATTGTGTTCAAGGCATCAAATATTAACGAGGAAAAATGCTGCAGTTGTGAATCATTGGAGTTTCTTAAAGGGGTAACAGTGAAACATTATCGTAAATATAGATAAAACCACTTATTGAATTACTTTGTCTCTTCGTAATCATTGCGGTGAGGCGATCGAACCACTCGTTGCTCTCCAGTGTGATCTGAGCTCGATTCGTGGTGTGTCCCTGCTCTGGATTTTCTCTTAATTCTGAAGTAtaagacgtggcggacgttgctgtgaggcTGATCTGGAAACTTCGACTCTCGAACAGGGCAGCCAACTCTGCCAAAAGAAGATTCGTTTTAATCTTCAAAGTTAGTTAGAAAATAATGAGTTATTTGCGAAGCTATCTTGACCGACATTGTATTAATCATTCTCCAATCAAATATATTAGTTACcttagaattttaattttaaatgaatttaccTCTACATTTATATAATGTGCTAGTTATGAGTATGTACGTACTTATTAAATACAAACGACACCACATTAGTAGAACGAATAATTGTGAAGCTAGCCAGGGTGGGTCATAATTGTATATGTTACaggtaatgctagaagaagaagtaaacctaggtttagccgggttagaaaaataaaatgattgatAACTTTAGCTCATTTATACCTTAACTAACTTAACCaatctaacctatcctaacctttaatctaacctaaccaaaacgACGCAGAACCTAACATTACCCAGCCAGCTTTGGGAAGACATGGTTAAatgccaaattaaaatttattttggtgatTATTCGGACTTTACCCTACAAATgtggataatgctaagttaacccgggtaaacataggtttacttcttcttctatcatatatatatatatatatatatatatatatatatatatatatatatatattgcggtACAGTATAACTTATGTAGTCTCATCTAAACACTTTTTTTAGAGACGTTGCGGAAGTACCCACCGATATTTTTCTTGGAGAGGAAGTGCACCGCGGACTGCACCCTAGAAGGCACTGATGTCACGATAGAGAAGGGGGCAGCGGTCGTCATACCCACGTATGCCATCCACTACGACCCTCGTTTCTACCCTGACCCCGAGACATTCGAACCCGAGAGATTCACCGCCGAAAACAAAGGGAAACGACCGCCTTTTTCTTATCTGCCCTTCGGAGAAGGATCAAGGAAATGCATAGGTAAGTAGCGGCAATGGTATGCCCGAATGATGTGATGCTGGTAATATTACCTTCAAAACCCTTCTGCAATAGTCCAAAAATGGTCGGCGGTCCGTTTTCTTGTTCTAATGTAGTGACATCACAGTGTCGCACagaaaactgccctgtctacaGACTTACTTCCCCACCACTAAAGTATAGGTATATTACttcag includes these proteins:
- the LOC134537070 gene encoding cytochrome P450 6j1-like, which gives rise to MAMLFGSLAADAVGVLALIVAVLYVYFSHVHKHWQRRGVHFVDPTPLVGNLGGVLLQRESLVDLVSRIYSQGAGHPAVGFFVFHRPVLMARDLGVVRGVLAKNSHLFLDRFFILPERFDPLFAKSLVAAKGKKWKHLRIKMTPTFTSGKIKMMLQLVDACSKGLLAHIDQEVSAGKSIAVKNAMSRYTMDAIASCSLGLNTKALEDSNSVFITKMKLVFEPSGLKMLFLTLLVFFPWLQKLVGAKTLDSGLNDLVRRTFWDVVDHRRASGIVRKDFVDLLMQLRQDGEVRAEDEKDQEEIKQDSRYMNVEVTKTAGSDITLDDDDIVAQAFIFIAAGYETSSSTMTFALYELALNLSVQDRLRLEIEDVLEKHGSKVTYDALSEMSYLDMVVAETLRKYPPIFFLERKCTADCTLEGTDVTIEKGAAVVIPTYAIHYDPRFYPDPETFEPERFTAENKGKRPPFSYLPFGEGSRKCIGMRFAFLQMKIGLVHLLKTYQVTPCERTPSYPLEMKLNNDVLTPREDIVLSFTKAI